The Leptospira sp. WS39.C2 genome contains a region encoding:
- the leuC gene encoding 3-isopropylmalate dehydratase large subunit → MGQTLYDKIWENHLIVENSDSEAILYVDRHILHEVTSAQAFEGLRIKNRNVRRKDLTFGVVDHNVSTRDRKNRNAAGPVSKLQIDTMEKNCKDFGIHLFGPEDPDQGIVHVVGPELGFTIPGSVIVCGDSHTATHGAFGALAFGIGTSEVEHVLATQTLKQAKTKSMLVRFVGKPGYGITAKDIVLSLIAKIGTSGGRGYTIEYSGEWIDSLSMEGRMTLCNMSIEAGARASLIAPDQITFDYLKDRKLVPKGERFDEAVKYWKTFYSDADVRFDKTIELDISNIEPQVTWGTNPSQTISIQGVVPNPNEFEEKRTIETAEHALEYMDLKPGTAISEIHIDKVFIGSCTNARIEDLRSAAEIAKGKKVHPSVQALVVPGSGRVKRQAEKEGLDLIFKEAGFEWREPGCSLCLAMNDDVLKPGERCASTSNRNFEGRQGRGGRTHLVSPSMAVAAAVTGKFTDVRKLG, encoded by the coding sequence ATGGGACAAACTTTATATGATAAAATTTGGGAAAACCATCTGATCGTCGAGAATTCAGATTCAGAAGCAATATTATATGTAGATCGGCATATATTACATGAAGTAACTTCTGCCCAAGCATTTGAAGGATTGAGAATCAAAAATAGAAATGTAAGAAGGAAGGATCTTACGTTTGGAGTTGTGGATCATAATGTTTCCACAAGAGATCGTAAAAACAGAAACGCAGCAGGTCCTGTTTCTAAATTGCAGATTGATACAATGGAAAAAAACTGCAAAGATTTTGGAATCCATTTGTTCGGTCCAGAAGATCCTGACCAAGGGATTGTACATGTAGTCGGACCTGAGTTAGGTTTTACAATCCCTGGCTCAGTGATTGTATGTGGAGATTCCCATACAGCAACTCATGGAGCCTTTGGTGCGTTAGCATTTGGAATTGGAACAAGCGAAGTGGAACATGTCCTTGCCACACAAACTTTAAAGCAGGCCAAAACAAAATCGATGTTAGTCCGTTTTGTTGGAAAACCTGGGTATGGAATCACGGCTAAAGATATTGTCCTCAGTCTCATCGCAAAAATTGGAACTTCAGGTGGAAGAGGTTATACAATTGAATATTCAGGTGAATGGATTGATTCTCTTTCTATGGAAGGGCGTATGACTCTTTGTAATATGAGTATAGAAGCTGGAGCAAGAGCAAGTCTCATCGCACCAGACCAAATTACGTTTGATTATTTGAAGGATAGAAAGTTAGTCCCAAAAGGTGAAAGATTTGATGAGGCTGTAAAATATTGGAAGACATTCTACTCAGATGCAGACGTACGTTTTGATAAAACTATCGAATTAGATATTTCTAATATTGAGCCTCAGGTTACTTGGGGAACAAATCCATCTCAAACGATTTCCATCCAAGGAGTGGTTCCAAATCCAAATGAATTCGAAGAGAAAAGGACAATAGAAACAGCAGAACATGCATTGGAATACATGGATTTAAAACCTGGAACAGCCATTTCCGAGATTCACATCGATAAGGTATTTATTGGATCTTGCACAAATGCAAGGATAGAAGACTTACGTTCAGCAGCAGAAATTGCCAAAGGTAAAAAAGTCCATCCGAGCGTGCAAGCTTTGGTAGTTCCTGGTTCAGGTAGAGTGAAACGCCAAGCAGAAAAAGAAGGATTGGATCTAATTTTCAAGGAAGCAGGATTTGAGTGGCGAGAACCTGGATGTTCCCTCTGTCTTGCGATGAACGACGATGTTTTAAAACCAGGCGAAAGATGTGCTTCAACTTCGAATCGTAATTTTGAAGGAAGACAGGGAAGAGGAGGAAGGACTCATTTAGTAAGTCCTTCGATGGCAGTAGCTGCGGCAGTCACGGGAAAATTTACAGATGTGAGGAAATTAGGATGA
- the leuD gene encoding 3-isopropylmalate dehydratase small subunit: MNANHWTIHTGIAVTIPREDIDTDQILPKQFMKLIDKKGFGKHLFHDWRYLDLEGKVPNPEFILNKEGFQNASILIAGKNFGCGSSREHAPWALSEFGFRAILAPSFADIFSINSAKNGIALIRLKEDEIHYLIDWVANHTGSQLRINLQAFEVQVGDQFFSFHLDSASVNRIRNGYDDIDITLNHSKEILEFEEKRKKEKSFLEVVW; encoded by the coding sequence ATGAATGCAAATCATTGGACAATCCATACAGGAATTGCGGTTACGATTCCAAGAGAGGATATTGATACCGACCAAATCCTACCCAAACAATTCATGAAATTGATCGATAAAAAAGGTTTTGGAAAACATTTATTCCATGACTGGAGGTATTTGGATTTAGAAGGAAAGGTTCCAAATCCAGAGTTCATTTTAAACAAGGAAGGATTTCAGAATGCGAGTATCCTAATCGCTGGAAAAAATTTTGGCTGTGGTTCCAGTCGAGAACATGCACCTTGGGCTCTTTCTGAATTTGGCTTTAGAGCCATTTTGGCTCCTTCCTTTGCTGATATTTTTTCCATCAATTCTGCAAAGAATGGGATTGCCCTTATCCGACTGAAAGAAGATGAGATTCATTATCTCATAGATTGGGTTGCAAATCATACTGGATCACAACTCAGAATCAATTTGCAGGCATTTGAAGTGCAAGTGGGAGACCAATTTTTCTCTTTTCATTTGGACTCAGCTTCAGTCAATCGGATACGAAATGGTTATGATGATATAGATATCACATTGAACCATTCAAAAGAGATTTTAGAATTCGAAGAGAAAAGAAAAAAGGAAAAATCATTTTTAGAAGTGGTTTGGTAA
- a CDS encoding alpha/beta hydrolase — MSRIDFLICGNIRLTKQFRFKEIKIPSLNGYDLPGWLVLAKENKDHDPKKGKGVVILVHGGGVDRRELTRYLPFYLELGYDTISFDLSCHGESPCLVPGLSFGNIETRDVLSVYLYVKKIYKNIFMFGSSVGGSSILIALPFLNDVKGVVVENPMISFDRIILDSPESNKLPNKMITSLIELVKIRGKFDSMWSPKNSLHLVSDSPIFMIHSKNDKVVSYKHSESLLFENRGSIENLYGAIPYMGQWHHFREKIRFWHRAFCRREGDGNSVEVRLVQGSHSN, encoded by the coding sequence ATGTCCAGAATCGATTTCCTAATTTGTGGGAATATTCGCCTAACAAAACAATTTCGATTTAAGGAAATCAAAATCCCATCATTAAATGGGTATGATTTACCAGGATGGTTAGTCCTCGCGAAAGAAAATAAAGATCACGATCCAAAGAAAGGGAAAGGTGTGGTAATACTAGTTCACGGCGGAGGAGTAGATAGGAGAGAACTCACACGATACTTGCCATTTTATTTAGAATTAGGTTATGATACTATTAGTTTTGACCTTTCGTGTCATGGCGAGTCTCCATGTTTAGTGCCTGGATTGAGTTTTGGTAATATAGAAACACGGGATGTTTTATCCGTTTATTTATATGTGAAAAAAATTTACAAAAACATATTTATGTTCGGGTCATCTGTTGGAGGTTCTTCCATACTAATTGCATTACCGTTTTTAAACGATGTGAAGGGGGTTGTGGTTGAAAATCCAATGATCAGTTTTGATCGAATTATTTTAGATTCTCCTGAATCTAACAAGTTACCAAACAAAATGATTACCTCATTAATTGAATTGGTAAAAATTCGGGGAAAATTTGATTCTATGTGGAGTCCTAAAAATTCTTTACACTTGGTATCAGATTCACCAATTTTTATGATCCATAGTAAAAATGATAAAGTAGTTTCGTATAAACATTCTGAATCTTTGCTGTTTGAAAATAGAGGATCAATTGAAAATTTATATGGAGCAATACCATACATGGGTCAATGGCATCATTTTAGAGAAAAAATTCGTTTCTGGCACCGCGCTTTCTGTCGAAGGGAAGGTGATGGAAATAGTGTAGAAGTTCGATTGGTACAAGGGTCACATTCTAATTAA
- a CDS encoding RNA polymerase sigma factor → MEHSDKISDYYKTESPKMVSVICKYYGFPFYDSAEEIVNETFLNATIDWKSNGVPENPIAWLYAVARNKAKNISQRESNFQFNILPKYLYGLTNTKSVPEFSEEEIVDSQILMIFAISHPIIPVESQIGLALRILCGFSIEDVALAFFTNKETINKRLYRAKEILRENKINLDYPSPGDIVFRLNSVLRTLYFIFNKGYSSNGLDLNIRKSICLESIRLCGILLENKINLHSDVYSLLSIFYFQYSRFDSRVGNEGEMVIYAEQNREIWNQNFIKKGEYFFHQASKTPTFSKYQIEANISYLLTLSDEIEGKWQKILDLYTALLHIEPSTLINLNRTYALYKVSGSLPAIKEMEKIESGKNSHYYILLGELYFDLDPLKAQSYFLKAISILSNPVEINSVSERTKKLPKL, encoded by the coding sequence ATGGAACATTCAGACAAGATCTCAGATTACTATAAAACAGAATCACCTAAAATGGTTTCTGTTATATGTAAATATTATGGGTTTCCATTTTATGATTCTGCAGAAGAAATTGTAAACGAAACGTTTTTAAATGCAACTATCGATTGGAAGTCAAATGGAGTTCCTGAAAATCCCATTGCTTGGTTATATGCTGTTGCAAGAAACAAAGCGAAAAATATATCCCAACGTGAATCAAATTTCCAATTTAACATTTTACCAAAATATTTGTATGGATTGACAAATACAAAATCGGTCCCTGAGTTTTCTGAAGAAGAAATTGTAGATAGTCAGATTCTCATGATTTTTGCAATCTCTCATCCCATCATACCTGTTGAATCACAAATAGGCTTAGCATTACGTATTTTATGTGGATTTAGTATTGAAGATGTTGCCCTTGCTTTTTTCACAAACAAAGAAACTATAAACAAAAGATTATACCGAGCAAAAGAAATCCTTCGTGAAAATAAAATAAACCTAGATTATCCTTCCCCTGGTGATATTGTTTTTCGTTTGAATTCGGTACTCAGGACATTGTATTTCATCTTTAATAAAGGATATTCCTCGAATGGTTTAGATTTGAATATTCGGAAATCAATTTGTCTGGAATCAATCCGACTTTGTGGGATACTTTTAGAAAATAAAATCAATCTTCATTCAGATGTTTATTCACTTCTTTCTATATTCTATTTTCAGTATTCTCGTTTTGATTCTAGAGTCGGCAATGAAGGTGAGATGGTAATTTACGCAGAACAAAATAGAGAAATTTGGAACCAAAACTTCATAAAAAAAGGCGAGTATTTTTTTCACCAAGCGAGTAAAACTCCAACGTTTTCAAAATACCAAATAGAAGCAAATATATCTTATCTACTTACTCTTTCTGATGAAATTGAAGGCAAATGGCAAAAAATATTAGATTTATATACTGCACTTTTGCACATCGAACCTTCCACACTCATCAATTTAAATCGAACTTATGCATTATATAAAGTTTCGGGAAGTTTACCTGCAATAAAAGAAATGGAGAAAATTGAATCTGGAAAAAATAGTCACTATTATATTCTGTTAGGCGAGTTATATTTTGATTTGGATCCTTTAAAAGCTCAATCCTATTTTTTAAAAGCCATTTCCATACTTTCGAATCCTGTTGAAATCAATTCAGTCTCAGAAAGAACCAAAAAACTTCCGAAACTCTAA
- a CDS encoding 7TM diverse intracellular signaling domain-containing protein produces the protein MTQLRFVFLIYLIPFSLLIASPQNPRVTTILKNGQGEYPIGFHMEILSLSPDQVTNFEEVKKSNLFEESKSLSPNFGFTKNVYWVRFELYNDSKEKDWFIHLSYPLLDKIEFYEWNEKSWKKIITGDSYIFSNRPLEEKSFIFPVRLNSKKNHTYYFRFESEGTVQFPLTVYSHERFLKLKEKENLSLGIYYGILFVLVIYNLILLFMLRDLGYLYYLLYISLYGLSQSVLNGLAFQIFWPNSPYWANISLPFVGGFSLFWGLQFTRSFLNTKKNTPTLDKILYLLMSLMLFLMLSSFIFSYYVNIYMFASLVMLFAVFVFLVAVVCWDKGYKPARYFLIAWVALLFGVGIYSLKGFGILPANLVTEYGLQAGSAIEMCLLSLGLAYKIKLANSDKHKAERKMASYKVKLQDAKLVSSRLEVELLKNNIHPHFLLNSINATIIWLDEDPETAKQLLTALSDELRSILKLTNKKTISITEEINICKRYLEIMSLRKESKFEFKSEGVSAKDMIPPIVLLTLVENGLTHGYQGKHSGLFTLKKKREKNKTKFILFNDGLPTTKSDSLGTGIKYIKSRLQEAFPNRWDFSSKVVSGGWENTITLSD, from the coding sequence ATGACTCAACTTAGGTTCGTTTTTTTAATTTATTTAATTCCGTTTAGTTTATTAATCGCATCACCACAAAATCCAAGAGTCACCACCATTTTGAAAAATGGGCAAGGTGAGTATCCCATTGGTTTTCATATGGAGATTTTGAGTTTATCCCCAGACCAAGTGACCAATTTCGAAGAAGTCAAAAAATCCAATTTGTTTGAAGAGAGTAAGTCACTCTCACCTAATTTTGGATTTACTAAAAATGTATATTGGGTTCGTTTTGAGTTATATAATGATTCTAAGGAAAAAGATTGGTTCATTCATCTTTCCTATCCATTACTCGACAAAATCGAGTTTTATGAATGGAACGAAAAATCATGGAAAAAAATCATTACAGGTGACTCCTATATTTTTTCAAATCGGCCATTAGAAGAAAAAAGTTTCATTTTTCCTGTTAGGTTGAATTCTAAAAAAAATCATACTTACTATTTTCGATTTGAGAGTGAGGGAACAGTCCAATTTCCATTAACTGTCTATTCACATGAAAGATTTTTGAAATTAAAAGAAAAAGAAAATCTATCATTAGGTATATACTATGGAATTTTATTCGTATTAGTCATATATAACCTCATTTTATTATTTATGTTACGAGATTTGGGGTATCTTTACTATTTGTTATACATTAGTTTGTATGGTTTATCTCAATCGGTATTAAATGGATTAGCGTTCCAAATCTTTTGGCCTAATTCACCTTACTGGGCTAATATCAGTTTGCCATTTGTTGGTGGATTTTCATTGTTCTGGGGTTTGCAGTTTACGAGGAGTTTTCTAAATACAAAAAAAAATACACCGACTCTCGATAAAATTTTATATTTATTAATGTCTTTGATGTTGTTCCTTATGCTTTCATCGTTTATATTTTCCTATTATGTAAACATATATATGTTCGCTTCACTTGTTATGTTGTTTGCAGTTTTTGTTTTTCTTGTGGCTGTTGTTTGTTGGGATAAGGGTTATAAGCCAGCTAGATACTTTCTTATCGCATGGGTTGCGCTTTTGTTTGGTGTAGGAATTTATTCTTTAAAAGGTTTTGGTATCTTACCTGCGAACCTTGTGACAGAGTATGGTTTACAGGCAGGATCAGCTATAGAGATGTGTTTGTTGTCACTTGGTTTGGCTTATAAAATTAAACTTGCAAATTCTGATAAACATAAAGCCGAAAGAAAAATGGCTAGTTATAAAGTGAAATTACAGGATGCAAAATTAGTATCTTCTCGTTTAGAAGTTGAATTATTAAAAAATAATATCCACCCTCACTTCTTACTAAATTCGATTAATGCCACGATTATTTGGTTGGATGAAGACCCTGAGACTGCGAAACAATTATTAACTGCCCTTTCTGATGAACTAAGATCTATATTAAAATTAACCAATAAAAAAACGATTTCTATCACCGAGGAAATCAATATTTGCAAACGTTATTTGGAGATAATGAGTTTACGTAAAGAATCTAAATTTGAATTCAAATCAGAAGGAGTATCTGCAAAAGATATGATTCCTCCGATTGTTTTACTAACATTGGTGGAAAATGGTTTAACCCATGGTTACCAAGGCAAACATTCTGGTTTATTCACCTTAAAGAAAAAAAGGGAAAAAAATAAAACTAAGTTTATACTTTTTAATGATGGTTTGCCCACTACAAAATCAGATTCACTTGGCACTGGAATTAAATATATCAAATCTCGTTTGCAAGAAGCGTTTCCAAATCGATGGGATTTTTCTTCAAAGGTAGTATCTGGCGGATGGGAAAATACAATCACTCTCAGTGATTAA
- a CDS encoding LytR/AlgR family response regulator transcription factor has translation MRILIVDDEGVAARGLERMLRDLLGKKISSLRIEQSLIGSQCFIQENQIDILFLDLNLGGDIGFDLLKESSAASFVTIITSGNTMEAIRAFEYGVLDFVPKPISKDRLEKALKKYDSNSGQNKTKYIGIKEDDQLRLVASKDILYIEADDKKVKLFLKSGETISHQKSLDFISKILPSHFLRIHRSFVVNQKFIKHILVSQGGFYQVELVTKQKLKMGRSYYKAIKAKLNLDLQTN, from the coding sequence TTGAGAATATTAATCGTAGACGATGAGGGTGTTGCAGCACGAGGATTAGAGCGTATGTTACGTGATCTTCTTGGTAAAAAAATCTCATCTCTACGTATTGAACAAAGTTTGATTGGATCCCAATGTTTTATACAAGAAAATCAAATTGATATTTTGTTTTTAGATTTGAATTTGGGTGGAGACATTGGCTTTGATTTATTAAAAGAATCATCGGCAGCTTCTTTTGTTACAATCATCACTTCAGGAAATACGATGGAAGCAATTCGAGCTTTTGAATATGGTGTTTTGGATTTTGTTCCGAAACCAATATCAAAAGATCGTCTTGAAAAAGCATTAAAAAAATATGACTCAAATTCGGGACAAAACAAAACAAAATATATTGGTATCAAAGAAGACGATCAACTAAGGTTAGTTGCTTCTAAGGATATTTTATACATAGAAGCAGATGACAAAAAAGTGAAATTATTTCTAAAAAGTGGAGAAACAATATCTCATCAAAAAAGTTTGGATTTTATTTCGAAAATACTACCTTCACATTTTTTGAGAATCCATCGTTCCTTTGTTGTAAATCAAAAATTCATCAAACATATATTAGTTTCGCAAGGAGGGTTTTATCAAGTGGAACTTGTCACAAAACAAAAATTGAAAATGGGAAGGAGTTATTATAAAGCTATAAAAGCAAAACTAAATCTCGATCTTCAGACCAATTAA
- a CDS encoding ATP-binding protein: protein MTTMRAKQIRFIGYLSILSSFLAIVNAVAMLLFFGITFFSFFGFFVALLFYFTYLLNQKGYHFLAKNIILIIFNFAVLNISSTQGVGSGSILLYFPLLSLYFLLFEAVDWKWIAYWTIISASGYLVLEFSHYQILSFGKMPDVNPKFLFPFNLFLSLFGEFLIMLVFIRVNHDLEKSYITKAEELNDSLRELLLAKEKAEKAAHSRSLFLSSMSHEIRTPINSIIGFTSLLLDDNPKEEQKNFLSMIDFSSKNLLVIINDILDFNRMEAGKVEIELIPFPFNALISNIYHSMDLNAKEKNLTLQLELDNKLPHYLVGDPTRLTQILFNLLSNAIKFTNKGEILFKIQLLENLSDQVKIKFSIKDTGIGIPIDKQEIIFEHFTQVDSSISRKFGGTGLGLSIVKKLIDLFGTTISLTSKEGEGSEFTFSMSFPISQVIPKSNEHLTSQTDVELRKNKIVLVVDDNELNLKVAYQFVKKCGYECKLASNGKEALQFLETDPISLVLMDLQMPDWDGFVTTQKIREKEIYTPIVALTADVSFDISNRVKESGFVDIIFKPFQPQDLIEKIEQYTM, encoded by the coding sequence ATGACAACAATGCGAGCAAAACAAATTCGATTTATTGGATACTTGAGTATCTTATCAAGTTTCCTAGCAATTGTAAATGCTGTCGCAATGTTGTTATTTTTTGGGATTACTTTTTTTTCATTCTTTGGGTTCTTTGTCGCATTATTATTTTATTTTACATACCTTTTAAATCAAAAAGGTTATCATTTCCTTGCGAAGAATATCATTCTAATCATCTTCAATTTTGCTGTCCTCAATATATCAAGTACACAAGGAGTCGGTTCAGGTTCGATACTATTATATTTCCCTTTATTGAGTTTGTATTTTTTGCTCTTTGAGGCCGTTGATTGGAAATGGATCGCCTATTGGACAATAATATCTGCTTCTGGTTATCTTGTTCTTGAATTTAGTCATTATCAAATTTTGAGTTTTGGTAAAATGCCGGATGTGAATCCTAAATTTTTATTTCCTTTTAATTTGTTTTTAAGTTTGTTTGGTGAATTTTTGATCATGCTTGTTTTCATTCGAGTCAATCATGATTTAGAAAAATCATATATTACGAAAGCGGAAGAATTGAATGATTCATTAAGAGAGTTACTTCTTGCCAAAGAGAAAGCAGAAAAGGCTGCACACTCACGTTCTCTATTTTTATCATCAATGAGTCATGAAATCAGAACTCCTATTAATTCCATCATTGGGTTTACCAGTTTATTGTTGGATGATAATCCTAAAGAGGAACAGAAAAACTTTTTGTCTATGATCGATTTTTCATCCAAAAATCTCCTAGTGATCATTAATGATATTTTGGATTTCAATAGAATGGAAGCAGGCAAAGTTGAAATTGAATTAATACCGTTTCCTTTTAATGCTTTGATTTCGAATATTTACCATTCGATGGATTTGAATGCAAAGGAAAAAAATCTAACCTTACAATTGGAACTAGATAACAAGCTTCCACATTACTTAGTTGGGGATCCAACTAGATTAACTCAAATTTTATTCAATTTACTTTCAAATGCAATAAAGTTTACCAACAAAGGTGAGATTCTATTCAAGATCCAACTTCTAGAAAATTTATCTGATCAAGTAAAAATCAAATTTTCAATCAAAGATACAGGGATAGGAATTCCGATTGATAAACAAGAAATTATATTTGAACATTTTACCCAGGTTGATTCTTCCATTTCACGGAAATTTGGAGGCACTGGTTTAGGTTTATCCATTGTTAAAAAACTTATAGATTTGTTCGGCACAACAATTTCATTAACTTCAAAAGAAGGGGAAGGAAGTGAGTTTACATTTTCTATGTCCTTTCCGATTTCTCAGGTCATTCCGAAATCAAATGAACACCTGACTTCGCAAACAGATGTCGAACTCAGAAAAAATAAAATAGTACTCGTAGTTGATGATAATGAATTGAATTTAAAAGTTGCTTATCAATTTGTGAAAAAATGCGGTTACGAATGTAAATTAGCAAGTAATGGAAAAGAGGCATTACAATTTTTGGAAACAGATCCAATTTCTTTGGTTCTGATGGATTTACAAATGCCTGATTGGGACGGATTCGTAACGACACAAAAAATTAGGGAAAAAGAAATTTATACACCTATTGTCGCTTTAACTGCTGATGTTTCTTTTGACATATCAAATCGAGTAAAGGAATCAGGATTTGTTGATATTATTTTTAAGCCTTTCCAACCTCAAGATTTAATCGAAAAGATTGAACAATACACAATGTAA
- a CDS encoding SpoIIE family protein phosphatase, translated as MTQFLTFVRSLFHAPNGIEIRYQRYYVATNSIYVLAGLIHFTFIFFFWFVGANEMAYFNIGSVFWFAFTIWINRKKFLFTSLYLCFLEVFLHALTATYFFGWGAGYQYYMMLFATGIFLLPPGRNFLKFGSIVVGCFLFASTYYYSMNYPPIYVWSSEFLTLINVSNIIFSTLFHAGFAYYFTLAANIAEDSLERENKAQTAFFQNISHELRTPLTLISGPAESAFIRKEGLNPNEVNIIVNQGRRLTRLVNQLLDLQKITSGRMELNKYPILIGEFLSLVSENFIAYVKKKNITFELVLEDSPLYVNADPEQLDKCIFNFLSNAIKFTESGGAIRLQLQKVNDEIIISVTDSGIGMNENQMKRLFSRFGISEVSLTREQEGTGLGLALVKELVELHGGKVGVESEIGKGSHFYFSLPLLYNVPPTQISIWKENKFHLFQHEYIPSETTNRIDELRFDPPKRSIKLLVVEDNPDLRSYLGSILSRVGYHVFVAKDGEEGLNLVFSEKPDLVITDLMMPRLSGLDLIKEIRKKEQFHSLPIILLTAKADDTTRKELQSEGADFYLSKPFLEPELLNVIRNALRLIENEFYLREELSRGIRIQKKFLLEPEYNPSLIHVDLEFIPSDGIAGDYYLVQSLESGKTFIFLADVSGHGFSAGMISTLLHFSLQLPNANKENPAQCLQQLNSLLYGNTAGLFVTAVAVVIDSKEKKFIWSKAGHEDIYFGSSDKLSPLTGKGKPLAVLPEWEGTNNTVKFNQGDQLFLFSDGILDVRSEDQILFREKRFLTWSQEVSHWKNKNALHSLLEWAKFYQNSEQFEDDVTLLSVTFLN; from the coding sequence ATGACTCAATTTTTAACCTTTGTTCGTTCCTTATTCCATGCACCAAATGGAATAGAAATTAGATACCAAAGGTATTATGTAGCAACCAATTCAATTTATGTTCTTGCAGGCCTGATTCACTTCACTTTTATCTTTTTTTTCTGGTTCGTTGGCGCAAACGAAATGGCTTATTTTAATATTGGGAGTGTCTTTTGGTTTGCTTTCACAATTTGGATCAATCGTAAAAAGTTTCTCTTCACTTCGCTTTATTTGTGTTTTTTGGAAGTGTTCCTACATGCATTAACGGCTACATATTTTTTTGGATGGGGAGCTGGTTACCAATACTACATGATGTTATTTGCAACAGGAATTTTCCTTTTGCCCCCAGGTAGAAACTTCCTTAAATTTGGAAGTATCGTCGTTGGATGCTTTTTATTCGCATCGACATATTATTATTCAATGAATTATCCACCTATTTATGTCTGGAGTTCAGAATTTTTAACGCTTATCAATGTCTCAAATATCATATTCTCCACACTGTTTCACGCAGGTTTTGCCTATTATTTCACTCTTGCAGCAAACATTGCAGAAGATTCTTTAGAAAGGGAGAACAAAGCACAAACTGCATTTTTTCAAAACATATCACATGAACTAAGAACTCCACTTACATTAATTTCGGGACCTGCAGAATCAGCATTCATAAGAAAGGAAGGACTAAATCCGAATGAAGTCAATATCATAGTCAACCAAGGAAGAAGATTAACTCGTTTGGTTAACCAACTACTCGATTTACAAAAAATTACATCAGGGAGAATGGAATTAAATAAATACCCGATTTTGATTGGTGAGTTTTTATCACTTGTATCTGAAAATTTCATCGCTTATGTCAAAAAGAAAAATATAACTTTTGAATTAGTTTTGGAAGATTCTCCACTTTATGTGAATGCTGATCCAGAGCAATTGGACAAATGTATTTTCAATTTTTTATCAAATGCAATTAAATTTACCGAATCGGGAGGTGCGATTCGATTACAATTACAAAAGGTCAATGATGAAATCATCATTTCAGTTACTGATTCAGGTATAGGAATGAATGAAAATCAAATGAAAAGATTATTTTCCAGATTTGGTATCAGTGAGGTTTCACTCACCAGAGAACAAGAAGGAACAGGTCTAGGTTTAGCATTAGTTAAAGAATTGGTGGAGCTACATGGTGGTAAAGTTGGCGTTGAAAGTGAAATCGGAAAAGGATCCCACTTTTATTTTTCCTTACCATTATTATACAATGTTCCTCCGACTCAAATATCAATCTGGAAAGAAAACAAATTCCATTTGTTCCAACATGAATACATTCCAAGTGAAACAACAAATAGAATAGACGAATTACGATTTGATCCGCCAAAACGTTCTATCAAATTACTGGTTGTCGAAGATAATCCTGATTTACGATCTTATCTAGGTTCGATTCTATCTCGTGTTGGTTACCATGTTTTTGTTGCAAAAGATGGCGAAGAAGGATTAAACTTGGTATTCTCCGAAAAACCAGATTTGGTGATCACTGATCTCATGATGCCGAGACTAAGTGGGCTTGATCTCATTAAGGAAATTCGAAAAAAAGAACAATTTCATTCGTTACCAATTATTTTATTAACAGCAAAAGCAGATGATACGACTAGGAAAGAGTTACAAAGTGAAGGAGCCGACTTTTATCTTTCTAAACCTTTTTTAGAGCCAGAATTATTGAATGTCATCCGGAATGCTTTAAGGTTGATTGAAAATGAATTTTACTTAAGAGAAGAACTCTCTAGAGGCATTCGGATTCAAAAAAAATTTTTATTGGAACCAGAATATAACCCTTCGTTAATTCATGTAGATCTTGAGTTTATACCGAGTGATGGTATTGCAGGTGACTATTATTTAGTCCAATCATTGGAAAGTGGAAAAACTTTTATTTTTTTAGCAGATGTTTCTGGCCACGGATTTTCTGCAGGAATGATATCAACACTCTTACATTTTAGTTTGCAACTTCCAAATGCAAATAAAGAAAATCCGGCACAATGTTTACAACAATTGAATTCTCTTTTGTATGGAAATACTGCCGGATTATTTGTGACAGCTGTAGCAGTCGTTATCGATTCAAAAGAAAAAAAATTCATCTGGTCAAAAGCAGGTCACGAAGATATTTATTTTGGATCATCAGATAAGTTGTCACCTTTAACTGGAAAGGGAAAACCACTTGCCGTTTTACCAGAATGGGAAGGGACAAATAATACGGTAAAATTTAACCAAGGGGATCAATTATTTTTATTCTCTGATGGAATCTTAGACGTACGTTCAGAAGACCAAATCCTCTTCCGAGAAAAAAGATTCTTAACATGGTCACAGGAGGTTTCCCATTGGAAAAACAAAAATGCTTTACACTCTCTTTTAGAATGGGCAAAATTTTACCAAAATTCTGAACAATTTGAAGATGACGTAACACTTCTCTCCGTTACATTTTTAAATTAA